One Buteo buteo chromosome 4, bButBut1.hap1.1, whole genome shotgun sequence DNA segment encodes these proteins:
- the LOC142030642 gene encoding 2-hydroxyacylsphingosine 1-beta-galactosyltransferase-like: MKVMVLPCPAALLFLVAAFTPEPMHCAKVLIMPTIVFDSHLRVFMRVAEALTDRGHDPVLLLHEGRDVETYLPGFRVQRYWGIFSTESADAWVQEKIKRVFQGKMTSLEMFSFLEKYLENCDLVLGNSTLLQKLQCEHFDLLLVDPNEMCGFILAHILHIKYAVISTGFWFPAEIGATSPIAYVPEFNSLMTDRMGFFGRTWNLLVYMITRVATKLVILPKFERLMEKHRVEPKTSMLDLVHGTSLFFLCNDVVLDFPRPTLPHVIFTGGILAEPAKPLPVGLRLWVEAADAGVVVVSFGIGIRALPSDLVEKMAGAFARLPQRVVWRYFGQKPRNLGENTLMMGWLPQNDLLGHPNVKAFVSHCGMNGVFEAIYHGVPVVGFPFYGDQFDIMTRVQAKGMGILMDWSRVKEEDLYQAVVTVTSDPSYRKAAKIISALHLDRPMHALNRTVYWLEYILRHDGAPYLRPAVYDLSLYEYFCLDILALLLLCLTSIGFILYKSVVWCRRKKASPVYQNGNCMKGHFTEEKKLQ; the protein is encoded by the exons ATGAAGGTGATGGTGCTACCatgccctgctgctcttctcttccTAGTGGCTGCATTCACTCCAGAGCCAATGCACTGTGCCAAGGTGCTGATCATGCCCACCATAGTCTTTGACAGCCACTTGCGAGTCTTTATGCGAGTGGCAGAGGCACTGACTGACAGGGGCCATGACCCTGTGCTACTTCTTCATGAGGGTCGGGATGTGGAAACCTACCTGCCTGGCTTCCGTGTGCAGAGGTACTGGGGTATCTTCAGCACAGAGAGTGCAGATGCCTGGGTGCAGGAGAAGATAAAGCGGGTCTTCCAGGGGAAGATGACCTCTCTggagatgttttcctttttggagAAGTACCTGGAAAACTGTGACCTAGTGCTGGGAAACTCCACCCTTCTGCAGAAACTCCAGTGTGAGCACTTTGACCTGCTGTTGGTGGACCCCAATGAGATGTGCGGCTTTATCCTGGCCCACATCCTCCACATCAAATATGCTGTGATCTCCACTGGTTTCTGGTTCCCAGCGGAGATTGGTGCCACTTCACCCATTGCCTATGTCCCTGAGTTCAACTCTCTGATGACAGACAGGATGGGCTTCTTTGGTAGGACTTGGAATCTCCTAGTCTACATGATCACTCGTGTGGCTACAAAGCTGGTCATCCTGCCTAAGTTTGAACGTCTCATGGAGAAGCATAGGGTGGAGCCCAAGACATCCATGTTGGACCTTGTCCATGGAACTagtctctttttcctctgtaatgATGTGGTGCTGGACTTTCCCCGTCCGACACTCCCCCACGTCATTTTCACAGGTGGGATCCTCGCTGAGCCTGCAAAGCCCCTTCCAGTG GGTCTGCGTCTCTGGGTGGAAGCAGCAGATGCGGGTGTTGTTGTTGTCTCCTTTGGCATTGGGATCCGAGCCCTTCCAAGTGATTTGGTGGAGAAGATGGCTGGCGCATTTGCTCGCCTCCCACAGAGGGTGGTGTGGAG ATACTTTGGGCAGAAGCCAAGAAACCTGGGTGAGAATACGCTGATGATGGGGTGGCTGCCCCAGAATGACCTGCTAG GCCATCCCAATGTGAAAGCCTTTGTCAGCCACTGCGGAATGAATGGTGTATTTGAGGCAATTTATCATGGTGTACCAGTGGTGGGATTTCCTTTCTATGGGGACCAGTTTGACATCATGACCAGAGTACAGGCAAAGGGCATGGGTATCCTCATGGACTGGAGCAGAGTGAAAGAAGAGGATCTTTACCAAGCTGTCGTCACAGTTACCTCTGACCCCAG CTACAGAAAAGCAGCCAAGATCATCTCTGCTCTGCACCTGGACAGACCGATGCATGCTCTCAATAGGACAGTGTATTGGCTCGAGTACATCCTTCGTCACGATGGGGCACCATATCTTCGCCCTGCTGTCTACGACCTCTCCTTATACGAGTACTTCTGCCTGGACATTTTGGCTCTTCTCTTGTTGTGTCTGACCAGTATTGGATTCATCCTCTACAAGTCTGTGGTGTGGTGCAGAAGGAAGAAGGCCAGCCCTGTGTATCAGAACGGCAATTGCATGAAAGGCCActtcacagaagagaagaaattgcAGTAG